A stretch of DNA from Erwinia aphidicola:
TGCCGCTGCGATCTTCCTGATCCCCGGCCGCATTGTTAACCGCTAATTTATCGAGGTTGAGTTATGAATATCGTCATTACCGGCGCTGCCGGATTCCTGGGGAAAAAACTGGTTGAGGCCCTGTTGGCAAAAGGCTCACTGCGCGATGCGCAGGGCAAGTTGCAGGCAATAGAACGAATTACCGCTATTGATATCGTGCCGCTGAACGGCATCGAGGATGCACGCCTGAAAGTGCTGAGTGGGGATATCAGTAACGCCACCGAGCTGGAAACGCTGATTGATGAGCGAACCGACAGCGTGTTTCATCTGGCGGCGGTGGTTTCTGGCCAGGCAGAGCAGGATTTCGATCTTGGAATGAAGATCAACGTCGATGCCGCTCGTCAGATCATGGAGCGCCTGCGCGCCCTGCCGCAGTGCGTCAGGCTGGTCACCACCAGTTCAGTCGCGGTATTTGGCGGCCAGCTGCCGGATAAAGTGGCGGATGACCAGGTCTGGATGCCGCAAAGCTCCTACGGCACGCAGAAGGCGATGAATGACCTGCTGCTGTCGGACTACAGCCGCAAAGGATTTCTCGACGGCCGCAGCCTGCGCATGCCGACCATTGTGGTGCGCCCGGGAAAACCCAATGCGGCCGCCTCCAGCTTTGCCAGCGGGATTATTCGTGAGCCGCTCAATGGCGAGGCCGCCAACTGCCCGGTCAGCCTGGATACCCGGCTGTGGCTGATGTCCCCGGCAAGAGCCGTCGCCGCATTGATCCTCGGGCACGAACTGGAGCGCGCGCAGCTCGACCAGGGCCGGGTCATTAACCTGTGCGGCCTGTCGGTAACGGTTGAAGAGATGCTCGGCTCGCTGCGCCGTATCAGCGGTGATGAGGTGCTGGCGCGTATCAGCTACCAGCCAGACCAAGCGATTATCAATATCGTGAACTCCTGGCCCGGTGATTTCCATGCCGACTATGCCCGTCGCCTCGGCTTCCAGGCCAATGCCTCATTCGATGAGATGGTCAGGGAGTATCAGGCAGAGAGCGGTGGCGCTTAAGCTCTTTACTGAGGTTAAAGGTCAGTGCGGCGCCTTCAAGTTGGCGGAAGCCCCGGCGAATTTCACCTCAGGTCTGCGGATCTTCTTTCTGCAGATTGTTATCGCCGAGGCCGCCGATAAACGGCAGGCGCAGCTGGAACGGCGAGATGCCCACACCGAGGTTGAGGCCGAGCACGTTGATTTCAACGCCCTCTTCAGCGCCGACGGTAAGCCCGGCGACGCCGAGCAGGGAGAGCTGCACGCCGCGCCCGGACGGCGGCAAACCTATCGGGTTGCGCAGCGAGCGGTAGTCTTTACCGATGGCGTTCGCGGGCATATTCAGCTTCAGCTCGGGGACTTCGCGGCCAAT
This window harbors:
- the denD gene encoding D-erythronate dehydrogenase, with the protein product MNIVITGAAGFLGKKLVEALLAKGSLRDAQGKLQAIERITAIDIVPLNGIEDARLKVLSGDISNATELETLIDERTDSVFHLAAVVSGQAEQDFDLGMKINVDAARQIMERLRALPQCVRLVTTSSVAVFGGQLPDKVADDQVWMPQSSYGTQKAMNDLLLSDYSRKGFLDGRSLRMPTIVVRPGKPNAAASSFASGIIREPLNGEAANCPVSLDTRLWLMSPARAVAALILGHELERAQLDQGRVINLCGLSVTVEEMLGSLRRISGDEVLARISYQPDQAIINIVNSWPGDFHADYARRLGFQANASFDEMVREYQAESGGA